A region of Flavobacteriales bacterium DNA encodes the following proteins:
- a CDS encoding response regulator → MESKQSEKISVLYIDDEVDNLNSFKATFRRNFEIYTAESAIEGKKILEENNIEIVLSDQRMPEMTGVEFFASLIEEHNDCMRILVTGYSDIKAVVDAINLGQVYRYISKPWDNEDLKIVIEQASEVYRLRKDNKKLMDTIIKVNSQLEFMLRQKLSSL, encoded by the coding sequence ATGGAGTCGAAACAATCAGAAAAGATTAGTGTGCTTTACATTGATGATGAAGTAGATAATTTAAACTCGTTTAAAGCAACCTTTAGACGAAATTTTGAAATATATACTGCAGAATCGGCCATAGAAGGTAAGAAAATATTGGAAGAAAATAACATAGAAATAGTGCTTTCTGACCAGCGAATGCCCGAAATGACTGGTGTTGAGTTTTTTGCTTCTTTAATTGAAGAACACAATGACTGTATGCGTATTTTGGTAACAGGTTATTCTGATATTAAGGCGGTTGTTGATGCAATAAACTTAGGACAAGTTTATCGTTATATATCTAAACCATGGGATAATGAAGACTTAAAAATTGTTATTGAACAAGCCTCAGAAGTTTATCGATTACGTAAGGATAACAAGAAGTTAATGGATACGATTATAAAGGTAAATAGTCAGTTGGAATTTATGTTGCGTCAAAAGTTAAGTTCGCTGTAA